The Cucurbita pepo subsp. pepo cultivar mu-cu-16 chromosome LG08, ASM280686v2, whole genome shotgun sequence genome contains a region encoding:
- the LOC111800489 gene encoding ACT domain-containing protein ACR8 has product MMMEVEWPSCLDEYEKLVIRMNTPRVVIDNGACSTATLVKVDSARRYGNLLEAVQILTDLNLSIKKAYVSSDGRWFMDVFHVTDKNGEKLTDESVISYLEQSLGMTNYRSSEGFNGATTALELTGTDRVGLLSEVFAVLADLQCDVVEAKVWTHSGRIASLIYVKDCNSGSPIEDRQKIDIIVARLRSVLKGDNDIRSAKTSVSMAVTHPERRLHQMMFADRDYERKPIFKSNANNSPAVTVQNCTERGYSVVYVQCKDRTKLLFDVIFTLTDMEYVVFHATINTAEERAYLEFYIRHSDGTPISSEAERQRVIQCLKAAIQRRASEGVKLELCTTDRPGLLADVTRTFRENGLNVTRAEISTTDDMVLNTFYVTDAMGSAADPKIIESIRQRIGLSNLIVKELPSSYHQTIEREEQTHGVGGAVLFTLGSMVRRNLYNLGLIKSCS; this is encoded by the exons atgatgatggagGTGGAGTGGCCTTCTTGTCTTGATGAATACGAGAAGCTTGTTATTCGGATGAATACTCCCAG AGTTGTTATTGACAATGGCGCTTGCTCTACGGCCACTTTGGTTAAG GTTGATAGTGCTAGAAGATATGGAAATCTCTTGGAGGCTGTACAGATTCTTACTGATTTGAACCTTTCAATCAAGAAGGCTTATGTTTCTTCAGATGGAAGATGGTTCATGGATG TGTTTCATGTTACTGATAAAAACGGTGAGAAATTAACCGATGAGAGCGTAATTAGCTACCTCGAGCAG TCGCTTGGGATGACTAATTATCGGAGTAGCGAAGGGTTTAACGGCGCCACCACGGCTTTGGAGCTCACTGGGACCGACCGTGTTGGTCTTCTTTCGGAGGTGTTTGCTGTTCTAGCTGATCTGCAATGTGATGTGGTGGAGGCTAAGGTTTGGACTCACAGTGGCAGGATTGCTTCCTTGATCTATGTCAAGGACTGCAACTCAGGTTCTCCCATTGAAGACCGACAGAAAATCGATATCATTGTTGCACGGTTGAGGAGTGTTCTTAAGGGAGACAATGACATTCGTAGCGCCAAGACTTCGGTATCGATGGCAGTCACACACCCCGAAAGGAGACTGCATCAAATGATGTTTGCTGACCGTGATTACGAGAGGAAGCCTATCTTCAAGTCGAATGCCAACAATTCCCCCGCCGTAACGGTTCAGAACTGCACCGAGCGAGGTTACTCGGTCGTGTATGTTCAATGCAAGGATCGAACGAAACTGTTGTTCGATGTGATATTCACCTTGACAGACATGGAATATGTGGTGTTTCATGCCACAATCAACACTGCAGAAGAAAGAGCATATCTG GAATTCTACATTAGGCACAGTGATGGAACCCCGATTAGCTCCGAAGCCGAACGACAGCGAGTTATCCAATGCTTAAAAGCTGCAATTCAAAGAAGAGCATCTGAG GGTGTGAAGCTAGAACTATGCACAACAGACAGGCCAGGCCTTTTAGCCGACGTGACAAGGACATTTCGAGAGAACGGTCTAAACGTAACGAGGGCCGAGATCTCCACGACAGATGACATGGTTCTAAATACATTCTACGTGACGGATGCAATGGGAAGTGCAGCTGATCCAAAAATCATCGAGTCCATTAGACAAAGGATCGGATTGAGTAACCTGATAGTGAAGGAACTCCCTTCGAGTTATCATCAAACAATAGAGAGGGAAGAACAGACACACGGAGTCGGCGGGGCCGTGTTGTTTACTCTTGGAAGCATGGTGAGGAGGAATCTATACAACCTAGGACTGATCAAATCATGCTCGTGA